Proteins co-encoded in one Carcharodon carcharias isolate sCarCar2 chromosome 7, sCarCar2.pri, whole genome shotgun sequence genomic window:
- the LOC121280024 gene encoding histone H4-like, which translates to MIVNGPRVFPILRFMLGFQTVLVLILIIVDNFKSVAIYRGKGGKGLGKGGAKRHRKVLRGNIQGITKPAIRRLARRGGVKPISGLIYEEVRGVLKVFLENVIRDSVTYTEHAKRKTVTAMDVVYTLKRQGRTLYGFGG; encoded by the exons ATGATAGTGAACGGACCCCGCGTTTTTCCAATTTTACGGTTTATGTTGGGCTTTCAGACCGTTCTCGTGTTGATACTTATTATTGTGGACAATTTCAAATCAGTAGCCATTTACAG AGGGAAAGGCGGAAAGGGGCTGGGCAAAGGCGGAGCCAAGCGGCACCGCAAAGTCCTTCGCGGTAACATCCAGGGCATCACCAAGCCGGCCATCCGGCGCCTGGCCCGCCGCGGGGGCGTCAAGCCCATCTCCGGCCTCATCTACGAGGAGGTCCGCGGAGTCCTGAAGGTTTTCTTGGAAAATGTTATCAGGGACTCGGTCACCTACACTGAACACGCCAAGCGCAAGACGGTGACGGCCATGGATGTGGTCTACACCCTGAAGCGCCAGGGGCGGACCCTGTATGGCTTCGGTGGTTGA